The genomic DNA GGCGTAAAATAATAAATTTCCTGAAACATCAGCAATAGACACACAACTGCCTCTGGTTCTTAATCCGGTAGCAATTGGTACAGGGTTAGATGGTATATTAAAATCAATCCCTGCTGAATCTCCAAAACACCAAACAGAATTCTTGTTTTGTGAAAAGCAAAAAAAAGAGGCTGTCTCAAAAGTAGGCAGCCTCTTTTGATTTTTTAGAAAATCAAAGGTTATTAACAAAAAAAGAATAGTTATCCAAAAGGGAAAGAAGGAAAGGTGATGCAACTAAATTTGTTGCATGAGCAAAACCAATATAGTATTCAAACCATATCAGTTTAATCCGCAAATGTTGTTGCCACCGAGTTTTGATGAACTCATTGATAAGAATCATCCGGTGCGTGTAGTACAACAAATCATCAGCGAAATTAAAATAGATGGGCTGATTGATCAGTATAAAGGAGGTGGTACAAGTTCATATCATCCACGTATGCTATTAAGCGCCATTGTGTTCGCTTATTTAAGCAATACGTACAGCAGTCGTAAAATAGAAGCGGCCCTGAAAGAGAACATCCATTACATGTGGCTAACGGGTATGAGTACACCGGATCATAATACGATTAACCGTTTTCGCAGTTCGAAATTAAAAAATGAGATTAAAGAAATATTTGCCCAGGTGGTAACCCTGTTGGTAAAGGAAGAACTGGTTAGTATAGAAGAAGTTTATACCGATGGCACCAAGATAGAAGCCAATGCCAACAAATACACCTTTGTGTGGGGCAAAGCCATCAAAACGCAAAAGGAAAAAATAGCAAAACAGTTAGAAGCGTTGTGGAACTACAGCCAGCAAGTTGCCGTAGAAGAATTAAAAGATACCGAACCGATTGATTTTAAGAACATCGATGCAGCAAAAGTAAAAGCTGTGGCAGCGCAGATTGATGAGGCATTGAAAAACAAACAGGTTGAAAAAAAAACTCTTGACCAAATCAAAAAAGCAAAAACCGATTTTGTAAAGCGCATGGAAAAGTATGAGCAACAAGAGGCCATACTGGGTAATCGAAACAGTTACAGCAAAACCGATCCGGATGCAACTTTTATGCGTATGAAGGAAGACCACATGCGTAACGGACAACTTAAAGCCGGATATAATTTACAAGCCAGTTCATGTCCCGGTAAAAAAATATTTTGTGTGAACTACAGCTTGCATCAAAAACCAACCGACACCACTACTCTCATTCCGCACATCAATCAATATCAACAACTTTACGGTAGTTATCCAAAGAGCATCACAGCAGATGCCGGATACGGGTCGCACGAAAACTATCAGTTCCTGCAAAACAACAGCATTGAGGGCTATGTTAAATACAACACCTTTGATAAAGAACAAAAGCGCAAAGCCACCTATAAGAAAGGATTTAAGAGTGATGAACTTTATTACAATAAGGAGCAAGATTGCTACTACTGCCCAATGGGTCAACGCATGCAATACATCAGTACTTCAACACGCACAACCGAAAATGGATATACACAACAGGTAAAAAAATACCAGACGCAAAACTGCAACGGATGCCCGTTAAGAAGCGTATGTCATCAATCAAAAAACAACAGAACAATCGAAGTCAATCAGCAACTGATCCAACTGAAAAATAAAGCCAATGAAAATTTGAAAAGTGAACAAGGCATCGCCCATCGAAAAAAAAGATGCTACACCATAGAGCCTGTGTTTGCTTGCCTCAAGCAAAACAAAAATTTTAAACGGTTCATGCTGCGATCTATTCCTAAAGTAGAGATAGAGGCCGGATTGTGCCTGATCGGATTTAATCTCAAACAAAAAGCACTCTTGAACTGAAAAAAATCAAAAAAAGGATGTCATAATCATTAAAAACATCTCCTAATGCACCATAACGTCCTTCAGGAATAAAAATAAAACTTGATTTCTTTTTAATCATCTGCCTCTATAAAGCAGTATATAAAAAAAGGCTGCCTCAATTTATTGTTTTGAGACAGCCTCTTAGTAAACATTTTAAATTATTTAATAACCACAAACCGCTTTTTAAAGTATTCGCCTGTTTCATTCTTTATTCTAATATTATACACTCCGTCAGAAAGCGAAGATACATCTATTACACCACTGCTGCTATTATTTTGCTTTTTCAATAATAACCTGCCGTAAAGGTCATAAACCTGCATTTCGTTTTTGCCTTCAGGCATTCCGCTAGCATACAATGTACTGTTGGCGGGGTTGGGATATAACCTCCCTCCCTCCCAATAGCTATCGGGATTCTCCAAAGGAGAGGGAGCAACACCTGTGATTGTATCACACACACTTCCTGTTAACGCTCCCAAATCATAATCGGGATTATTGGGTAAACCTAAATATGTACGTTTACCGCCTAAGTAAAAACTGAAGGGCTGAAAATCACATGCCGTACCTAAACTATCAGGCTGGTTTATTACTGACAAGTTCATGTTGTACATATTATAAACAGTATCCTGATATGGGTAAGGTGTTTGAAAGCCATTAAAATACCAATTGGAAAGATAAATTTTGTTATCAGGCGCTAATTTTAATTCTCCTCCGGCTTCTAATGGATAACTTAATGAATAAATAGTATCCTTGCTTGCAGCAATATTTGGTGAATTCAAATCATATTGAAAAAGGTAAGTTGGTGTTTCGTTTGTGGAAACATATAATTTACTTGCATCGGGAGAAAATGCACAACTCCAAAAATATTTTGCAGGAGGAATAGTGGGTTCAGGCTCAATAATAATTGGATTACTCAATAAACCATTACATCTATCAAAATTGAAAAGTTCTAGCAATCCCATAAGATTTGAGAACACTACTTTATCTCCCAATTGTGAAAAACAAATTTGTCCATTGTTTGTATGATTTTGTGAACCTATGGATTGAACGGAAAAATTTTGAATACCGTAAGGAGTTATTAAGTAAGTGTACCAATCATTGTTTGAACTGCCTACAGAAAAATCACTTTTCCTAAATATTACCCACCAGTCTCTGCCGTTGGCATGTTTGCAGGCTGTTATGCGTCCAAGTATTAACGTATCGTTTATAATATTTATATTTTTTGCATTGGGAAGCACACCCCCCCTCCCGCTGTCAAGCGAGGCATCTATTATGCTGTACGTTAAATGAAAAGGTTGTGCATCATTAAACTGACTATTATAAATAAACTCTTCAGCGCTTTCAGAAATCACATAATAAAACCGCGAGGTATCACTGAAAGGTAAAAATAATGCTGCTTGCGAAAAGCCTAAGCCTCCCGGGTAATAAGACAGTGTATAATAGCCCGGGTTAAAGTTTTGGCTGTTGAGCAAGGTATCGTTATCTTTATTGGCAATATATTGCCCGTTGGTATAAAACAGCAGGTTGCCTGTCGTATCGCATATTGAAGCATGGGTAATAAAAAACGGCATTTCACGATAATATCGTACCGTATCGGGCTGCCCATTTGAGAAATCAAAATAAAAATAATCAGGATTAGGAAAAGATCTGTATCCCATGGGCCAGATGTTATCACGTTTCTGACTATGGACAGTCGTTGACAGCAAACCGAATAATAATATGAATACCGCTTTTTTCATTTAACGCTATATAAAAATAAGAAAGGGCTGCTCTGTATGCAACCCTTTCTTGTTTTTTATTTCACAATTATCAGCTTCCCGTTCTTAATTACTTTTCCATTGCCTTTTATGCAGTAAAAATAACTGCCCTGAGCCGCTTCTATTGCAAGCGTTGTTACCAGCGCATCGGGAAGAAAGCCCCTCCAACCTCCCCGAATGGG from Bacteroidia bacterium includes the following:
- a CDS encoding T9SS type A sorting domain-containing protein; this encodes MKKAVFILLFGLLSTTVHSQKRDNIWPMGYRSFPNPDYFYFDFSNGQPDTVRYYREMPFFITHASICDTTGNLLFYTNGQYIANKDNDTLLNSQNFNPGYYTLSYYPGGLGFSQAALFLPFSDTSRFYYVISESAEEFIYNSQFNDAQPFHLTYSIIDASLDSGRGGVLPNAKNINIINDTLILGRITACKHANGRDWWVIFRKSDFSVGSSNNDWYTYLITPYGIQNFSVQSIGSQNHTNNGQICFSQLGDKVVFSNLMGLLELFNFDRCNGLLSNPIIIEPEPTIPPAKYFWSCAFSPDASKLYVSTNETPTYLFQYDLNSPNIAASKDTIYSLSYPLEAGGELKLAPDNKIYLSNWYFNGFQTPYPYQDTVYNMYNMNLSVINQPDSLGTACDFQPFSFYLGGKRTYLGLPNNPDYDLGALTGSVCDTITGVAPSPLENPDSYWEGGRLYPNPANSTLYASGMPEGKNEMQVYDLYGRLLLKKQNNSSSGVIDVSSLSDGVYNIRIKNETGEYFKKRFVVIK
- a CDS encoding IS1182 family transposase; amino-acid sequence: MSKTNIVFKPYQFNPQMLLPPSFDELIDKNHPVRVVQQIISEIKIDGLIDQYKGGGTSSYHPRMLLSAIVFAYLSNTYSSRKIEAALKENIHYMWLTGMSTPDHNTINRFRSSKLKNEIKEIFAQVVTLLVKEELVSIEEVYTDGTKIEANANKYTFVWGKAIKTQKEKIAKQLEALWNYSQQVAVEELKDTEPIDFKNIDAAKVKAVAAQIDEALKNKQVEKKTLDQIKKAKTDFVKRMEKYEQQEAILGNRNSYSKTDPDATFMRMKEDHMRNGQLKAGYNLQASSCPGKKIFCVNYSLHQKPTDTTTLIPHINQYQQLYGSYPKSITADAGYGSHENYQFLQNNSIEGYVKYNTFDKEQKRKATYKKGFKSDELYYNKEQDCYYCPMGQRMQYISTSTRTTENGYTQQVKKYQTQNCNGCPLRSVCHQSKNNRTIEVNQQLIQLKNKANENLKSEQGIAHRKKRCYTIEPVFACLKQNKNFKRFMLRSIPKVEIEAGLCLIGFNLKQKALLN